Within the Fibrobacter sp. genome, the region GAAAAAAAGTTTATATGTGTGATGTCCTGTGCATACCACCAACCCGGAAAACTGTCTCCCGATGGATACATCCTGGTCCTGATAACAACTATCCCCCGCTCAGAGAGCAGACTCTTTATAAGCCGCAATTCCTCTCTGAGATTTCTTAAATGTTCGATTACTTCACACAGAACTATCACATCATACTTTTTCTGTTTCTCATCGATCAGAACACCATAAAGCGGATCATAGGAATCGCAACTTAATCTGTTTTCATCAAGCAGTGATGAAAGGACCGCGTTTTTGCCGCTTCCAAAATCCAGTATTGATGGTTTGTAAATACCTGAGTTCTTTATGAGTGGAATAAGTTCAGAGAGAAACTCAACATAACCACTGTTTTGCCGACTGTTATCATGAAGATCATACCGTT harbors:
- a CDS encoding class I SAM-dependent methyltransferase, which translates into the protein MKCRLCLSDRPVLLTSDKRRRFFLCSECSLIFVPDSELVSVVQEKERYDLHDNSRQNSGYVEFLSELIPLIKNSGIYKPSILDFGSGKNAVLSSLLDENRLSCDSYDPLYGVLIDEKQKKYDVIVLCEVIEHLRNLREELRLIKSLLSERGIVVIRTRMYPSGDSFPGWWYAQDITHINFFSLETIRKVAGMMDGRLEETEFPDIFIVRRDC